From Corvus hawaiiensis isolate bCorHaw1 chromosome 13, bCorHaw1.pri.cur, whole genome shotgun sequence, one genomic window encodes:
- the CCPG1 gene encoding cell cycle progression protein 1 isoform X4 — translation MSENSSDSDSSCGWTVINHEGSDIETVTSENGNTNDNHEFVSEEYVSLQEEEQAIDLQAQCNNDEEIPAVDNTLSDFEQTQTVAEGNKEKIPDDGSCIGTISDDSDIVTLEAPKPEETQSQEEAPADGEEAQSPEDFNMGSSSSSQYAFSHVETVFSSQASPDESSSDETSSQCSLTVRKRHPRKHGVSISEPEAGLPAEPEPEPPREEQQKRQFSSGLNRCIILALVIAISMGFGHFYGKPEGTVQIQKRQQLVTKTRELKDMKDDLYQCQQERGDQVHHKVGSLKGDLATCLTFTEVEKKSFDSQKKNLAAENQHLRESLEKEEKALASLQEELRKLRQQIRNLEDKGSSTESIVIENQKLREHLEEEKQRNSNFLRQKETLFAEAQMLRRELDKERHVTEALKKELEQLSSRQTPDSATDDDETLRENQEIETLRGRLVELEKKLNFEQQRSDLWEKLYVEAKDQTEKEEINENGQKKGAKGQSKSRKKSKETFFGSVKETFDAMKNSTKEFVRHHKEKIKQAKEAVKENLKKFSDSVKSTFRHFKDTTKNIFDEKEKSSSDKRYEASKKARTFYRDHNSYENLKHMHYRGPHMPKESRNGRKHHFTAFEKDSNSQKCLNDHLCNRKHQFALKGCSGIFECAHQEFISLFNRVSDPIRVDEFNRLMRKYLQQVVHNFHHWRELENFINKFFHNGLFIHDQMLFTDFVNDVKDYLEDMKEYQSNNEKVFEDLDKYVYGYYFRHDNSPQYGPSRPKRPFTQTENSRHEKQAQKYQHRNKREVL, via the exons atgtctgaaaattcCAGTGACAGTGATTCATCTTGCGGCTGGACTGTCATCAATCATGAG GGTTCTGACATAGAGACAGTGActtcagaaaatggaaacacaaatgATAACCATGAGTTTGTTTCAGAAGAATATGTTTCTTTGCAAGAAGAGGAGCAAGCAATTGATTTGCAAG CTCAGTGCAACAATGATGAAGAGATCCCAGCAGTAGATAATACTCTATCTGATTTTGAGCAAACTCAGACAGTTGCAGAG ggaaataaagaaaaaattcctgATGATGGGTCCTGCATTGGAACTATTAGCGATGATTCTGACATTGTTACACTTGAAGctccaaaaccagaagaaactCAGAGTCAGGAGGAAGCTCCAGCTGATGGTGAAGAAGCTCAGAGTCCAGAGGATTTTAACATGGGTTCCTCCTCTAGCAGTCAATATGCGTTTTCCCATGTGGAAACTG ttttctcaTCTCAGGCCAGCCCTGATGAGTCCAGCAGTGATGAAACCAGCAGCCAGTGCAGCCTCACAGTGCGTAAACGGCACCCGAGGAAGCACGGGGTGTCAATCTCCGAGCCCGAGGCGGGGCTGCCAGCGGAGCCCGAGCCGGAGCCgcccagggaggagcagcaaaaGCGCCAGTTCAGCAGTGGCCTGAACAGGTGCATCATCCTGGCACTGGTGATTGCCATCAGCATGGGCTTTGGACACTTCTATG gTAAACCTGAAG GTACAGTGCAGATCCAGAAACGGCAGCAGCTGGTGACAAAGACACGTGAATTAAAAGATATGAAAGATGACCTTTACCAGTGCCAACAAGAGCGTGGAGATCAAGTGCACCACAAAGTGGGG tcACTCAAGGGAGATCTTGCCACATGCTTGACCTTTACTGAGGTGGAGAAGAAATCCTTtgattctcaaaaaaaaaatcttgctgcaGAAAATCAGCACTTAAGAGAATCTctagagaaggaagaaaaagctttgGCCTCACTTCAGGAAGAATTAAGGAAGCTAAGACAACAAATTAGAAACTTAGAAGATAAAGGTAGTAGCACTGAATCTATTGTAATAGAAAATCAGAAACTAAGGGAGcatttggaagaagaaaagcaaagaaacagcaattttCTCAGGCAAAAGGAAACACTCTTTGCAGAGGCACAGATGTTAAGGCGAGAACTGGACAAAGAACGTCATGTTACAGAAGCTCTGAAAAAAGAACTAGAACAGTTAAGTTCTCGTCAAACACCTGACAGTGCTACTGATGATGATGAGACATTAAGAGAAAATCAAGAAATAGAAACTCTGCGAGGAAGACTGgtagaactggaaaaaaagctaAACTTTGAGCAACAACGCTCTGACTTATGGGAGAAGCTGTATGTTGAAGCAAAAGaccaaactgaaaaagaagaaattaatgaaaatggACAAAAGAAAGGTGCTAAAGGGCAAAGTAAGAGTAGAAAGAAATCAAAGGAGACGTTTTTTGGTTCAGTTAAAGAAACTTTTGATGCTATGAAAAATTCCACAAAAGAGTTTGTAAGACACCATAAAGAAAAGATTAAGCAGGCTAAAGaagcagtgaaagaaaacttgaaaaaattctctgattctgtaaaGTCTACGTTCAGACACTTCAAAGATACCACAAAAAACATCTTTGATGAAAAGGAGAAGTCATCGAGTGATAAAAGATATGAGGCAAGCAAGAAAGCTCGAACTTTTTACCGAGACCATAACTCCTACGAGAATCTGAAGCACATGCATTACAGGGGACCTCACATGCCAAAAGAAtccagaaatggaagaaaacatcATTTTACAGCATTTGAAAAAGATTCGAATTCCCAGAAATGTCTCAATGATCATTTGTGTAATAGAAAACATCAGTTTGCCCTAAAGGGCTGCTCTGGTATTTTTGAATGCGCTCATCAAGAATTCATTAGTCTCTTTAATAGAGTTTCGGATCCCATCAGGGTGGATGAATTTAATCGGCTAATGAGAAAGTATTTGCAGCAAGTTGTACATAACTTTCATCATTGGAGAGAACTAGAAAATTTCATCAATAAGTTTTTTCATAATGGATTATTTATACACGACCAGATGCTGTTCACTGATTTTGTTAATGATGTCAAGGATTACCTGGAAGATATGAAGGAATACCAAAGTAATAATGAAAAGGTTTTTGAGGATTTGGACAAATACGTCTACGGATACTACTTCCGTCACGATAATTCACCCCAGTATGGACCCAG TCGACCTAAAAGACCTTTTACACAAACTGAAAATTCCAGACACGAAAAACAAGCTCAGAAGTACCAACACCGTAATAAAAGAGAAG TGTTGTAA
- the CCPG1 gene encoding cell cycle progression protein 1 isoform X3, which translates to MSENSSDSDSSCGWTVINHEGSDIETVTSENGNTNDNHEFVSEEYVSLQEEEQAIDLQAQCNNDEEIPAVDNTLSDFEQTQTVAEGNKEKIPDDGSCIGTISDDSDIVTLEAPKPEETQSQEEAPADGEEAQSPEDFNMGSSSSSQYAFSHVETVFSSQASPDESSSDETSSQCSLTVRKRHPRKHGVSISEPEAGLPAEPEPEPPREEQQKRQFSSGLNRCIILALVIAISMGFGHFYGKPEGTVQIQKRQQLVTKTRELKDMKDDLYQCQQERGDQVHHKVGSLKGDLATCLTFTEVEKKSFDSQKKNLAAENQHLRESLEKEEKALASLQEELRKLRQQIRNLEDKGSSTESIVIENQKLREHLEEEKQRNSNFLRQKETLFAEAQMLRRELDKERHVTEALKKELEQLSSRQTPDSATDDDETLRENQEIETLRGRLVELEKKLNFEQQRSDLWEKLYVEAKDQTEKEEINENGQKKGAKGQSKSRKKSKETFFGSVKETFDAMKNSTKEFVRHHKEKIKQAKEAVKENLKKFSDSVKSTFRHFKDTTKNIFDEKEKSSSDKRYEASKKARTFYRDHNSYENLKHMHYRGPHMPKESRNGRKHHFTAFEKDSNSQKCLNDHLCNRKHQFALKGCSGIFECAHQEFISLFNRVSDPIRVDEFNRLMRKYLQQVVHNFHHWRELENFINKFFHNGLFIHDQMLFTDFVNDVKDYLEDMKEYQSNNEKVFEDLDKYVYGYYFRHDNSPQYGPSRPKRPFTQTENSRHEKQAQKYQHRNKREGKPARKRSTYPV; encoded by the exons atgtctgaaaattcCAGTGACAGTGATTCATCTTGCGGCTGGACTGTCATCAATCATGAG GGTTCTGACATAGAGACAGTGActtcagaaaatggaaacacaaatgATAACCATGAGTTTGTTTCAGAAGAATATGTTTCTTTGCAAGAAGAGGAGCAAGCAATTGATTTGCAAG CTCAGTGCAACAATGATGAAGAGATCCCAGCAGTAGATAATACTCTATCTGATTTTGAGCAAACTCAGACAGTTGCAGAG ggaaataaagaaaaaattcctgATGATGGGTCCTGCATTGGAACTATTAGCGATGATTCTGACATTGTTACACTTGAAGctccaaaaccagaagaaactCAGAGTCAGGAGGAAGCTCCAGCTGATGGTGAAGAAGCTCAGAGTCCAGAGGATTTTAACATGGGTTCCTCCTCTAGCAGTCAATATGCGTTTTCCCATGTGGAAACTG ttttctcaTCTCAGGCCAGCCCTGATGAGTCCAGCAGTGATGAAACCAGCAGCCAGTGCAGCCTCACAGTGCGTAAACGGCACCCGAGGAAGCACGGGGTGTCAATCTCCGAGCCCGAGGCGGGGCTGCCAGCGGAGCCCGAGCCGGAGCCgcccagggaggagcagcaaaaGCGCCAGTTCAGCAGTGGCCTGAACAGGTGCATCATCCTGGCACTGGTGATTGCCATCAGCATGGGCTTTGGACACTTCTATG gTAAACCTGAAG GTACAGTGCAGATCCAGAAACGGCAGCAGCTGGTGACAAAGACACGTGAATTAAAAGATATGAAAGATGACCTTTACCAGTGCCAACAAGAGCGTGGAGATCAAGTGCACCACAAAGTGGGG tcACTCAAGGGAGATCTTGCCACATGCTTGACCTTTACTGAGGTGGAGAAGAAATCCTTtgattctcaaaaaaaaaatcttgctgcaGAAAATCAGCACTTAAGAGAATCTctagagaaggaagaaaaagctttgGCCTCACTTCAGGAAGAATTAAGGAAGCTAAGACAACAAATTAGAAACTTAGAAGATAAAGGTAGTAGCACTGAATCTATTGTAATAGAAAATCAGAAACTAAGGGAGcatttggaagaagaaaagcaaagaaacagcaattttCTCAGGCAAAAGGAAACACTCTTTGCAGAGGCACAGATGTTAAGGCGAGAACTGGACAAAGAACGTCATGTTACAGAAGCTCTGAAAAAAGAACTAGAACAGTTAAGTTCTCGTCAAACACCTGACAGTGCTACTGATGATGATGAGACATTAAGAGAAAATCAAGAAATAGAAACTCTGCGAGGAAGACTGgtagaactggaaaaaaagctaAACTTTGAGCAACAACGCTCTGACTTATGGGAGAAGCTGTATGTTGAAGCAAAAGaccaaactgaaaaagaagaaattaatgaaaatggACAAAAGAAAGGTGCTAAAGGGCAAAGTAAGAGTAGAAAGAAATCAAAGGAGACGTTTTTTGGTTCAGTTAAAGAAACTTTTGATGCTATGAAAAATTCCACAAAAGAGTTTGTAAGACACCATAAAGAAAAGATTAAGCAGGCTAAAGaagcagtgaaagaaaacttgaaaaaattctctgattctgtaaaGTCTACGTTCAGACACTTCAAAGATACCACAAAAAACATCTTTGATGAAAAGGAGAAGTCATCGAGTGATAAAAGATATGAGGCAAGCAAGAAAGCTCGAACTTTTTACCGAGACCATAACTCCTACGAGAATCTGAAGCACATGCATTACAGGGGACCTCACATGCCAAAAGAAtccagaaatggaagaaaacatcATTTTACAGCATTTGAAAAAGATTCGAATTCCCAGAAATGTCTCAATGATCATTTGTGTAATAGAAAACATCAGTTTGCCCTAAAGGGCTGCTCTGGTATTTTTGAATGCGCTCATCAAGAATTCATTAGTCTCTTTAATAGAGTTTCGGATCCCATCAGGGTGGATGAATTTAATCGGCTAATGAGAAAGTATTTGCAGCAAGTTGTACATAACTTTCATCATTGGAGAGAACTAGAAAATTTCATCAATAAGTTTTTTCATAATGGATTATTTATACACGACCAGATGCTGTTCACTGATTTTGTTAATGATGTCAAGGATTACCTGGAAGATATGAAGGAATACCAAAGTAATAATGAAAAGGTTTTTGAGGATTTGGACAAATACGTCTACGGATACTACTTCCGTCACGATAATTCACCCCAGTATGGACCCAG TCGACCTAAAAGACCTTTTACACAAACTGAAAATTCCAGACACGAAAAACAAGCTCAGAAGTACCAACACCGTAATAAAAGAGAAG GAAAGCCTGCTAGAAAAAGAAGTACCTATCCTGTTTGA
- the CCPG1 gene encoding cell cycle progression protein 1 isoform X1: MSENSSDSDSSCGWTVINHEGSDIETVTSENGNTNDNHEFVSEEYVSLQEEEQAIDLQAQCNNDEEIPAVDNTLSDFEQTQTVAEGNKEKIPDDGSCIGTISDDSDIVTLEAPKPEETQSQEEAPADGEEAQSPEDFNMGSSSSSQYAFSHVETVFSSQASPDESSSDETSSQCSLTVRKRHPRKHGVSISEPEAGLPAEPEPEPPREEQQKRQFSSGLNRCIILALVIAISMGFGHFYGKPEGTVQIQKRQQLVTKTRELKDMKDDLYQCQQERGDQVHHKVGSLKGDLATCLTFTEVEKKSFDSQKKNLAAENQHLRESLEKEEKALASLQEELRKLRQQIRNLEDKGSSTESIVIENQKLREHLEEEKQRNSNFLRQKETLFAEAQMLRRELDKERHVTEALKKELEQLSSRQTPDSATDDDETLRENQEIETLRGRLVELEKKLNFEQQRSDLWEKLYVEAKDQTEKEEINENGQKKGAKGQSKSRKKSKETFFGSVKETFDAMKNSTKEFVRHHKEKIKQAKEAVKENLKKFSDSVKSTFRHFKDTTKNIFDEKEKSSSDKRYEASKKARTFYRDHNSYENLKHMHYRGPHMPKESRNGRKHHFTAFEKDSNSQKCLNDHLCNRKHQFALKGCSGIFECAHQEFISLFNRVSDPIRVDEFNRLMRKYLQQVVHNFHHWRELENFINKFFHNGLFIHDQMLFTDFVNDVKDYLEDMKEYQSNNEKVFEDLDKYVYGYYFRHDNSPQYGPSRPKRPFTQTENSRHEKQAQKYQHRNKREGKWHKHGRTNGRYMANLEIELGQLPFDPKY, from the exons atgtctgaaaattcCAGTGACAGTGATTCATCTTGCGGCTGGACTGTCATCAATCATGAG GGTTCTGACATAGAGACAGTGActtcagaaaatggaaacacaaatgATAACCATGAGTTTGTTTCAGAAGAATATGTTTCTTTGCAAGAAGAGGAGCAAGCAATTGATTTGCAAG CTCAGTGCAACAATGATGAAGAGATCCCAGCAGTAGATAATACTCTATCTGATTTTGAGCAAACTCAGACAGTTGCAGAG ggaaataaagaaaaaattcctgATGATGGGTCCTGCATTGGAACTATTAGCGATGATTCTGACATTGTTACACTTGAAGctccaaaaccagaagaaactCAGAGTCAGGAGGAAGCTCCAGCTGATGGTGAAGAAGCTCAGAGTCCAGAGGATTTTAACATGGGTTCCTCCTCTAGCAGTCAATATGCGTTTTCCCATGTGGAAACTG ttttctcaTCTCAGGCCAGCCCTGATGAGTCCAGCAGTGATGAAACCAGCAGCCAGTGCAGCCTCACAGTGCGTAAACGGCACCCGAGGAAGCACGGGGTGTCAATCTCCGAGCCCGAGGCGGGGCTGCCAGCGGAGCCCGAGCCGGAGCCgcccagggaggagcagcaaaaGCGCCAGTTCAGCAGTGGCCTGAACAGGTGCATCATCCTGGCACTGGTGATTGCCATCAGCATGGGCTTTGGACACTTCTATG gTAAACCTGAAG GTACAGTGCAGATCCAGAAACGGCAGCAGCTGGTGACAAAGACACGTGAATTAAAAGATATGAAAGATGACCTTTACCAGTGCCAACAAGAGCGTGGAGATCAAGTGCACCACAAAGTGGGG tcACTCAAGGGAGATCTTGCCACATGCTTGACCTTTACTGAGGTGGAGAAGAAATCCTTtgattctcaaaaaaaaaatcttgctgcaGAAAATCAGCACTTAAGAGAATCTctagagaaggaagaaaaagctttgGCCTCACTTCAGGAAGAATTAAGGAAGCTAAGACAACAAATTAGAAACTTAGAAGATAAAGGTAGTAGCACTGAATCTATTGTAATAGAAAATCAGAAACTAAGGGAGcatttggaagaagaaaagcaaagaaacagcaattttCTCAGGCAAAAGGAAACACTCTTTGCAGAGGCACAGATGTTAAGGCGAGAACTGGACAAAGAACGTCATGTTACAGAAGCTCTGAAAAAAGAACTAGAACAGTTAAGTTCTCGTCAAACACCTGACAGTGCTACTGATGATGATGAGACATTAAGAGAAAATCAAGAAATAGAAACTCTGCGAGGAAGACTGgtagaactggaaaaaaagctaAACTTTGAGCAACAACGCTCTGACTTATGGGAGAAGCTGTATGTTGAAGCAAAAGaccaaactgaaaaagaagaaattaatgaaaatggACAAAAGAAAGGTGCTAAAGGGCAAAGTAAGAGTAGAAAGAAATCAAAGGAGACGTTTTTTGGTTCAGTTAAAGAAACTTTTGATGCTATGAAAAATTCCACAAAAGAGTTTGTAAGACACCATAAAGAAAAGATTAAGCAGGCTAAAGaagcagtgaaagaaaacttgaaaaaattctctgattctgtaaaGTCTACGTTCAGACACTTCAAAGATACCACAAAAAACATCTTTGATGAAAAGGAGAAGTCATCGAGTGATAAAAGATATGAGGCAAGCAAGAAAGCTCGAACTTTTTACCGAGACCATAACTCCTACGAGAATCTGAAGCACATGCATTACAGGGGACCTCACATGCCAAAAGAAtccagaaatggaagaaaacatcATTTTACAGCATTTGAAAAAGATTCGAATTCCCAGAAATGTCTCAATGATCATTTGTGTAATAGAAAACATCAGTTTGCCCTAAAGGGCTGCTCTGGTATTTTTGAATGCGCTCATCAAGAATTCATTAGTCTCTTTAATAGAGTTTCGGATCCCATCAGGGTGGATGAATTTAATCGGCTAATGAGAAAGTATTTGCAGCAAGTTGTACATAACTTTCATCATTGGAGAGAACTAGAAAATTTCATCAATAAGTTTTTTCATAATGGATTATTTATACACGACCAGATGCTGTTCACTGATTTTGTTAATGATGTCAAGGATTACCTGGAAGATATGAAGGAATACCAAAGTAATAATGAAAAGGTTTTTGAGGATTTGGACAAATACGTCTACGGATACTACTTCCGTCACGATAATTCACCCCAGTATGGACCCAG TCGACCTAAAAGACCTTTTACACAAACTGAAAATTCCAGACACGAAAAACAAGCTCAGAAGTACCAACACCGTAATAAAAGAGAAGGTAAATGGCATAAACATGGTCGCACTAATGGAAGATACATGGCAAATCTTGAAATAGAATTGGGGCAACTACCCTTTGATCCAAAATAttga
- the CCPG1 gene encoding cell cycle progression protein 1 isoform X2 → MSENSSDSDSSCGWTVINHEGSDIETVTSENGNTNDNHEFVSEEYVSLQEEEQAIDLQAQCNNDEEIPAVDNTLSDFEQTQTVAEGNKEKIPDDGSCIGTISDDSDIVTLEAPKPEETQSQEEAPADGEEAQSPEDFNMGSSSSSQYAFSHVETVFSSQASPDESSSDETSSQCSLTVRKRHPRKHGVSISEPEAGLPAEPEPEPPREEQQKRQFSSGLNRCIILALVIAISMGFGHFYGTVQIQKRQQLVTKTRELKDMKDDLYQCQQERGDQVHHKVGSLKGDLATCLTFTEVEKKSFDSQKKNLAAENQHLRESLEKEEKALASLQEELRKLRQQIRNLEDKGSSTESIVIENQKLREHLEEEKQRNSNFLRQKETLFAEAQMLRRELDKERHVTEALKKELEQLSSRQTPDSATDDDETLRENQEIETLRGRLVELEKKLNFEQQRSDLWEKLYVEAKDQTEKEEINENGQKKGAKGQSKSRKKSKETFFGSVKETFDAMKNSTKEFVRHHKEKIKQAKEAVKENLKKFSDSVKSTFRHFKDTTKNIFDEKEKSSSDKRYEASKKARTFYRDHNSYENLKHMHYRGPHMPKESRNGRKHHFTAFEKDSNSQKCLNDHLCNRKHQFALKGCSGIFECAHQEFISLFNRVSDPIRVDEFNRLMRKYLQQVVHNFHHWRELENFINKFFHNGLFIHDQMLFTDFVNDVKDYLEDMKEYQSNNEKVFEDLDKYVYGYYFRHDNSPQYGPSRPKRPFTQTENSRHEKQAQKYQHRNKREGKWHKHGRTNGRYMANLEIELGQLPFDPKY, encoded by the exons atgtctgaaaattcCAGTGACAGTGATTCATCTTGCGGCTGGACTGTCATCAATCATGAG GGTTCTGACATAGAGACAGTGActtcagaaaatggaaacacaaatgATAACCATGAGTTTGTTTCAGAAGAATATGTTTCTTTGCAAGAAGAGGAGCAAGCAATTGATTTGCAAG CTCAGTGCAACAATGATGAAGAGATCCCAGCAGTAGATAATACTCTATCTGATTTTGAGCAAACTCAGACAGTTGCAGAG ggaaataaagaaaaaattcctgATGATGGGTCCTGCATTGGAACTATTAGCGATGATTCTGACATTGTTACACTTGAAGctccaaaaccagaagaaactCAGAGTCAGGAGGAAGCTCCAGCTGATGGTGAAGAAGCTCAGAGTCCAGAGGATTTTAACATGGGTTCCTCCTCTAGCAGTCAATATGCGTTTTCCCATGTGGAAACTG ttttctcaTCTCAGGCCAGCCCTGATGAGTCCAGCAGTGATGAAACCAGCAGCCAGTGCAGCCTCACAGTGCGTAAACGGCACCCGAGGAAGCACGGGGTGTCAATCTCCGAGCCCGAGGCGGGGCTGCCAGCGGAGCCCGAGCCGGAGCCgcccagggaggagcagcaaaaGCGCCAGTTCAGCAGTGGCCTGAACAGGTGCATCATCCTGGCACTGGTGATTGCCATCAGCATGGGCTTTGGACACTTCTATG GTACAGTGCAGATCCAGAAACGGCAGCAGCTGGTGACAAAGACACGTGAATTAAAAGATATGAAAGATGACCTTTACCAGTGCCAACAAGAGCGTGGAGATCAAGTGCACCACAAAGTGGGG tcACTCAAGGGAGATCTTGCCACATGCTTGACCTTTACTGAGGTGGAGAAGAAATCCTTtgattctcaaaaaaaaaatcttgctgcaGAAAATCAGCACTTAAGAGAATCTctagagaaggaagaaaaagctttgGCCTCACTTCAGGAAGAATTAAGGAAGCTAAGACAACAAATTAGAAACTTAGAAGATAAAGGTAGTAGCACTGAATCTATTGTAATAGAAAATCAGAAACTAAGGGAGcatttggaagaagaaaagcaaagaaacagcaattttCTCAGGCAAAAGGAAACACTCTTTGCAGAGGCACAGATGTTAAGGCGAGAACTGGACAAAGAACGTCATGTTACAGAAGCTCTGAAAAAAGAACTAGAACAGTTAAGTTCTCGTCAAACACCTGACAGTGCTACTGATGATGATGAGACATTAAGAGAAAATCAAGAAATAGAAACTCTGCGAGGAAGACTGgtagaactggaaaaaaagctaAACTTTGAGCAACAACGCTCTGACTTATGGGAGAAGCTGTATGTTGAAGCAAAAGaccaaactgaaaaagaagaaattaatgaaaatggACAAAAGAAAGGTGCTAAAGGGCAAAGTAAGAGTAGAAAGAAATCAAAGGAGACGTTTTTTGGTTCAGTTAAAGAAACTTTTGATGCTATGAAAAATTCCACAAAAGAGTTTGTAAGACACCATAAAGAAAAGATTAAGCAGGCTAAAGaagcagtgaaagaaaacttgaaaaaattctctgattctgtaaaGTCTACGTTCAGACACTTCAAAGATACCACAAAAAACATCTTTGATGAAAAGGAGAAGTCATCGAGTGATAAAAGATATGAGGCAAGCAAGAAAGCTCGAACTTTTTACCGAGACCATAACTCCTACGAGAATCTGAAGCACATGCATTACAGGGGACCTCACATGCCAAAAGAAtccagaaatggaagaaaacatcATTTTACAGCATTTGAAAAAGATTCGAATTCCCAGAAATGTCTCAATGATCATTTGTGTAATAGAAAACATCAGTTTGCCCTAAAGGGCTGCTCTGGTATTTTTGAATGCGCTCATCAAGAATTCATTAGTCTCTTTAATAGAGTTTCGGATCCCATCAGGGTGGATGAATTTAATCGGCTAATGAGAAAGTATTTGCAGCAAGTTGTACATAACTTTCATCATTGGAGAGAACTAGAAAATTTCATCAATAAGTTTTTTCATAATGGATTATTTATACACGACCAGATGCTGTTCACTGATTTTGTTAATGATGTCAAGGATTACCTGGAAGATATGAAGGAATACCAAAGTAATAATGAAAAGGTTTTTGAGGATTTGGACAAATACGTCTACGGATACTACTTCCGTCACGATAATTCACCCCAGTATGGACCCAG TCGACCTAAAAGACCTTTTACACAAACTGAAAATTCCAGACACGAAAAACAAGCTCAGAAGTACCAACACCGTAATAAAAGAGAAGGTAAATGGCATAAACATGGTCGCACTAATGGAAGATACATGGCAAATCTTGAAATAGAATTGGGGCAACTACCCTTTGATCCAAAATAttga